In a genomic window of Gambusia affinis linkage group LG04, SWU_Gaff_1.0, whole genome shotgun sequence:
- the trim25 gene encoding E3 ubiquitin/ISG15 ligase TRIM25 isoform X2 — protein sequence MSSDLSVTPLLLLNKREGLCSEPICHGSPRVSAVPPRSETERSENPTRTAPTKALSCRSLMMAEADESAFSLMSLEDELTCSICLSPFDCPVTIPCGHNFCQNCLLATWKDSYSCPQCRTLFATRPELKKNTVLSAVVETFRVRSNKTEDAGACKPEKKRHVVRCDTCMEAEAAQTCLTCMASFCEEHLRPHRENPIFRLHQLTSPVGDLMERICTDHHKLMELFCSQHQRPICSLCLQQVHKGCSFTSPEEQRSKKELDLREKLVFLDGKLSKNESVISQMRVMQNKLRESAIHRKSALSAGYQQMRDMMTREEADALKAIDKEVETGEAKIRGLISKFSENVDNIGKAKEEIVCLLGQSQTLAFLQTSFNLPQAVSYDPYSPRITLDSKKVVQAEAFVLTLKNYLTELLKQPVEARIPKLMADERAASASGYSSTSLGTNQESEPNIPPAYPRLPRSHSPAPPAKTAQKKKPQKAAKNPSLTIETSADNKKLGQSLEHLLEFGVKEKPRGRPATAENKEVTETTDIPSEISSAEKRSDLMKYGTVLNFDQRTAHKRIELSENFTKATVSDEHTNYPDCPERFAVCSQVLASKGFSAGRHYWEVRLSSNNFIGIGLAYGSIDRKGPTSRLGRNSKSWCVEWFNVKLSAWHNSTEAVLVNPNPKRVGVLLDCEEGKATFYNVADRAYPFHSFSFQFAEAVYPAFWIFSSGSCITLCKLQ from the exons atgagTTCTGACTTGAGCGTTACGCCACTCCTGTTATTAAACAAAAGGGAGGGACTTTGCTCAGAGCCGATCTGTCACGGTTCACCTCGAGTTTCCGCGGTTCCTCCGAGGTCTGAGACAGAGCGCTCTGAAAATCCTACCAGAACTGCGCCCACAAAAGCTTTAAG CTGTAGGTCTCTCATGATGGCCGAAGCCGACGAATCTGCCTTTTCTCTCATGAGCCTGGAGGACGAGCTGACCTGCAGCATCTGTCTGAGCCCCTTTGACTGCCCGGTCACCATCCCCTGCGGACACAACTTCTGCCAGAACTGCCTGCTCGCCACCTGGAAGGACTCCTACAGCTGCCCCCAGTGTCGGACCCTGTTCGCCACCCGGCCGGAGCTGAAGAAGAACACGGTCCTCAGCGCCGTGGTGGAGACCTTCAGGGTCAGGTCCAACAAGACCGAAGATGCTGGTGCATGCAAACCCGAGAAGAAGAGGCATGTGGTCCGCTGTGACACCTGTATGGAAGCGGAGGCAGCCCAGACCTGCCTCACCTGCATGGCCTCTTTCTGTGAGGAGCACCTGCGGCCCCACCGGGAGAACCCCATTTTCCGCCTCCACCAGCTGACGTCCCCCGTCGGGGACCTGATGGAGCGGATCTGCACCGACCACCACAAGCTGATGGAGCTCTTCTGCAGCCAACACCAGCGTCCGATCTGCAGCCTCTGCCTGCAGCAGGTCCACAAAGGCTGCTCCTTCACCTCTCCAGAGGAGCAAAGGAGCAAGAAAGAG CTGGACCTGAGAGAGAAGTTAGTTTTTCTGGATGGAAAGCTCTCGAAGAACGAGAGTGTAATTTCTCAAATGAGGGTCATGCAGAACAAGCTACGG GAGTCGGCCATCCACAGGAAAAGTGCCTTGTCGGCCGGGTATCAGCAGATGCGGGACATGATGACCAGAGAGGAGGCTGACGCCCTGAAGGCAATAGACAAAGAGGTGGAGACTGGTGAAGCCAAAATCAGAGGTCTCATCTCAAAGTTCAGCGAGAACGTCGACAACATTGGCAAAGCTAAGGAGGAAATCGTCTGTCTGCTGGGCCAGTCCCAAACCCTGGCCTTCCTGCAG ACTTCATTTAACCTTCCCCAAGCTGTGAGCTATGACCCTTACAGCCCTCGAATCACTCTGGATTCCAAGAAGGTCGTGCAAGCCGAGGCCTTTGTTTTGACATTGAAGAACTACCTGACAGAGCTCTTGAAGCAACCCGTGGAGGCCAGAATCCCAAAACTCATGGCAG ATGAAAGAGCAGCTTCTGCCTCTGGTTATTCATCTACGAGTCTTGGAACTAATCAGGAATCCG AGCCGAACATTCCCCCAGCGTACCCTCGACTCCCCAGATCCCACAGTCCAGCTCCTCCGGCCAAAACGGCCCAGAAGAAGAAACctcaaa AAGCCGCAAAAAACCCTTCTCTGACCATCGAAACCAGTGCGGACAATAAGAAGCTGGGACAATCTCTGGAACACCTGCTGGAGTTTGGCGTGAAAGAAAAACCAAGGGGACGTCCTGCTActgctgaaaacaaagaagtgaCTG AGACTACAGACATTCCCTCAGAGATAAGCTCTGCTGAGAAACGAAGTGACCTTatgaaat atggcactgtGCTCAATTTTGATCAAAGAACGGCCCATAAACGCATCGAACTAAGCGAGAATTTCACTAAGGCCACGGTGTCCGACGAGCACACAAACTACCCCGACTGCCCAGAGCGCTTTGCCGTCTGCTCCCAGGTCCTGGCCTCCAAGGGGTTCTCCGCGGGCCGCCATTACTGGGAGGTGCGACTGAGCAGCAACAACTTCATCGGCATCGGGCTGGCTTACGGCAGCATCGACCGCAAGGGCCCCACCAGCAGGCTCGGCCGCAACAGCAAGTCCTGGTGCGTCGAGTGGTTCAATGTGAAGCTGTCGGCCTGGCATAACAGCACGGAGGCGGTGCTGGTCAATCCGAACCCGAAACGCGTCGGGGTGCTGTTGGATTGTGAGGAGGGCAAGGCTACGTTCTATAACGTGGCAGACAGGGCGTATCCCTTCCATTCGTTTAGTTTTCAGTTCGCTGAGGCCGTCTACCCAGCCTTCTGGATTTTCTCCAGTGGCTCTTGCATTACTCTGTGCAAGCTTCAGTAG
- the trim25 gene encoding E3 ubiquitin/ISG15 ligase TRIM25 isoform X1 — translation MSSDLSVTPLLLLNKREGLCSEPICHGSPRVSAVPPRSETERSENPTRTAPTKALSCRSLMMAEADESAFSLMSLEDELTCSICLSPFDCPVTIPCGHNFCQNCLLATWKDSYSCPQCRTLFATRPELKKNTVLSAVVETFRVRSNKTEDAGACKPEKKRHVVRCDTCMEAEAAQTCLTCMASFCEEHLRPHRENPIFRLHQLTSPVGDLMERICTDHHKLMELFCSQHQRPICSLCLQQVHKGCSFTSPEEQRSKKELDLREKLVFLDGKLSKNESVISQMRVMQNKLRESAIHRKSALSAGYQQMRDMMTREEADALKAIDKEVETGEAKIRGLISKFSENVDNIGKAKEEIVCLLGQSQTLAFLQTSFNLPQAVSYDPYSPRITLDSKKVVQAEAFVLTLKNYLTELLKQPVEARIPKLMADINTGTFAADERAASASGYSSTSLGTNQESEPNIPPAYPRLPRSHSPAPPAKTAQKKKPQKAAKNPSLTIETSADNKKLGQSLEHLLEFGVKEKPRGRPATAENKEVTETTDIPSEISSAEKRSDLMKYGTVLNFDQRTAHKRIELSENFTKATVSDEHTNYPDCPERFAVCSQVLASKGFSAGRHYWEVRLSSNNFIGIGLAYGSIDRKGPTSRLGRNSKSWCVEWFNVKLSAWHNSTEAVLVNPNPKRVGVLLDCEEGKATFYNVADRAYPFHSFSFQFAEAVYPAFWIFSSGSCITLCKLQ, via the exons atgagTTCTGACTTGAGCGTTACGCCACTCCTGTTATTAAACAAAAGGGAGGGACTTTGCTCAGAGCCGATCTGTCACGGTTCACCTCGAGTTTCCGCGGTTCCTCCGAGGTCTGAGACAGAGCGCTCTGAAAATCCTACCAGAACTGCGCCCACAAAAGCTTTAAG CTGTAGGTCTCTCATGATGGCCGAAGCCGACGAATCTGCCTTTTCTCTCATGAGCCTGGAGGACGAGCTGACCTGCAGCATCTGTCTGAGCCCCTTTGACTGCCCGGTCACCATCCCCTGCGGACACAACTTCTGCCAGAACTGCCTGCTCGCCACCTGGAAGGACTCCTACAGCTGCCCCCAGTGTCGGACCCTGTTCGCCACCCGGCCGGAGCTGAAGAAGAACACGGTCCTCAGCGCCGTGGTGGAGACCTTCAGGGTCAGGTCCAACAAGACCGAAGATGCTGGTGCATGCAAACCCGAGAAGAAGAGGCATGTGGTCCGCTGTGACACCTGTATGGAAGCGGAGGCAGCCCAGACCTGCCTCACCTGCATGGCCTCTTTCTGTGAGGAGCACCTGCGGCCCCACCGGGAGAACCCCATTTTCCGCCTCCACCAGCTGACGTCCCCCGTCGGGGACCTGATGGAGCGGATCTGCACCGACCACCACAAGCTGATGGAGCTCTTCTGCAGCCAACACCAGCGTCCGATCTGCAGCCTCTGCCTGCAGCAGGTCCACAAAGGCTGCTCCTTCACCTCTCCAGAGGAGCAAAGGAGCAAGAAAGAG CTGGACCTGAGAGAGAAGTTAGTTTTTCTGGATGGAAAGCTCTCGAAGAACGAGAGTGTAATTTCTCAAATGAGGGTCATGCAGAACAAGCTACGG GAGTCGGCCATCCACAGGAAAAGTGCCTTGTCGGCCGGGTATCAGCAGATGCGGGACATGATGACCAGAGAGGAGGCTGACGCCCTGAAGGCAATAGACAAAGAGGTGGAGACTGGTGAAGCCAAAATCAGAGGTCTCATCTCAAAGTTCAGCGAGAACGTCGACAACATTGGCAAAGCTAAGGAGGAAATCGTCTGTCTGCTGGGCCAGTCCCAAACCCTGGCCTTCCTGCAG ACTTCATTTAACCTTCCCCAAGCTGTGAGCTATGACCCTTACAGCCCTCGAATCACTCTGGATTCCAAGAAGGTCGTGCAAGCCGAGGCCTTTGTTTTGACATTGAAGAACTACCTGACAGAGCTCTTGAAGCAACCCGTGGAGGCCAGAATCCCAAAACTCATGGCAG acattaATACTGGCACATTTGCAGCAG ATGAAAGAGCAGCTTCTGCCTCTGGTTATTCATCTACGAGTCTTGGAACTAATCAGGAATCCG AGCCGAACATTCCCCCAGCGTACCCTCGACTCCCCAGATCCCACAGTCCAGCTCCTCCGGCCAAAACGGCCCAGAAGAAGAAACctcaaa AAGCCGCAAAAAACCCTTCTCTGACCATCGAAACCAGTGCGGACAATAAGAAGCTGGGACAATCTCTGGAACACCTGCTGGAGTTTGGCGTGAAAGAAAAACCAAGGGGACGTCCTGCTActgctgaaaacaaagaagtgaCTG AGACTACAGACATTCCCTCAGAGATAAGCTCTGCTGAGAAACGAAGTGACCTTatgaaat atggcactgtGCTCAATTTTGATCAAAGAACGGCCCATAAACGCATCGAACTAAGCGAGAATTTCACTAAGGCCACGGTGTCCGACGAGCACACAAACTACCCCGACTGCCCAGAGCGCTTTGCCGTCTGCTCCCAGGTCCTGGCCTCCAAGGGGTTCTCCGCGGGCCGCCATTACTGGGAGGTGCGACTGAGCAGCAACAACTTCATCGGCATCGGGCTGGCTTACGGCAGCATCGACCGCAAGGGCCCCACCAGCAGGCTCGGCCGCAACAGCAAGTCCTGGTGCGTCGAGTGGTTCAATGTGAAGCTGTCGGCCTGGCATAACAGCACGGAGGCGGTGCTGGTCAATCCGAACCCGAAACGCGTCGGGGTGCTGTTGGATTGTGAGGAGGGCAAGGCTACGTTCTATAACGTGGCAGACAGGGCGTATCCCTTCCATTCGTTTAGTTTTCAGTTCGCTGAGGCCGTCTACCCAGCCTTCTGGATTTTCTCCAGTGGCTCTTGCATTACTCTGTGCAAGCTTCAGTAG
- the trim25 gene encoding E3 ubiquitin/ISG15 ligase TRIM25 isoform X3: MSSDLSVTPLLLLNKREGLCSEPICHGSPRVSAVPPRSETERSENPTRTAPTKALSCRSLMMAEADESAFSLMSLEDELTCSICLSPFDCPVTIPCGHNFCQNCLLATWKDSYSCPQCRTLFATRPELKKNTVLSAVVETFRVRSNKTEDAGACKPEKKRHVVRCDTCMEAEAAQTCLTCMASFCEEHLRPHRENPIFRLHQLTSPVGDLMERICTDHHKLMELFCSQHQRPICSLCLQQVHKGCSFTSPEEQRSKKELDLREKLVFLDGKLSKNESVISQMRVMQNKLRESAIHRKSALSAGYQQMRDMMTREEADALKAIDKEVETGEAKIRGLISKFSENVDNIGKAKEEIVCLLGQSQTLAFLQTSFNLPQAVSYDPYSPRITLDSKKVVQAEAFVLTLKNYLTELLKQPVEARIPKLMAEPNIPPAYPRLPRSHSPAPPAKTAQKKKPQKAAKNPSLTIETSADNKKLGQSLEHLLEFGVKEKPRGRPATAENKEVTETTDIPSEISSAEKRSDLMKYGTVLNFDQRTAHKRIELSENFTKATVSDEHTNYPDCPERFAVCSQVLASKGFSAGRHYWEVRLSSNNFIGIGLAYGSIDRKGPTSRLGRNSKSWCVEWFNVKLSAWHNSTEAVLVNPNPKRVGVLLDCEEGKATFYNVADRAYPFHSFSFQFAEAVYPAFWIFSSGSCITLCKLQ; this comes from the exons atgagTTCTGACTTGAGCGTTACGCCACTCCTGTTATTAAACAAAAGGGAGGGACTTTGCTCAGAGCCGATCTGTCACGGTTCACCTCGAGTTTCCGCGGTTCCTCCGAGGTCTGAGACAGAGCGCTCTGAAAATCCTACCAGAACTGCGCCCACAAAAGCTTTAAG CTGTAGGTCTCTCATGATGGCCGAAGCCGACGAATCTGCCTTTTCTCTCATGAGCCTGGAGGACGAGCTGACCTGCAGCATCTGTCTGAGCCCCTTTGACTGCCCGGTCACCATCCCCTGCGGACACAACTTCTGCCAGAACTGCCTGCTCGCCACCTGGAAGGACTCCTACAGCTGCCCCCAGTGTCGGACCCTGTTCGCCACCCGGCCGGAGCTGAAGAAGAACACGGTCCTCAGCGCCGTGGTGGAGACCTTCAGGGTCAGGTCCAACAAGACCGAAGATGCTGGTGCATGCAAACCCGAGAAGAAGAGGCATGTGGTCCGCTGTGACACCTGTATGGAAGCGGAGGCAGCCCAGACCTGCCTCACCTGCATGGCCTCTTTCTGTGAGGAGCACCTGCGGCCCCACCGGGAGAACCCCATTTTCCGCCTCCACCAGCTGACGTCCCCCGTCGGGGACCTGATGGAGCGGATCTGCACCGACCACCACAAGCTGATGGAGCTCTTCTGCAGCCAACACCAGCGTCCGATCTGCAGCCTCTGCCTGCAGCAGGTCCACAAAGGCTGCTCCTTCACCTCTCCAGAGGAGCAAAGGAGCAAGAAAGAG CTGGACCTGAGAGAGAAGTTAGTTTTTCTGGATGGAAAGCTCTCGAAGAACGAGAGTGTAATTTCTCAAATGAGGGTCATGCAGAACAAGCTACGG GAGTCGGCCATCCACAGGAAAAGTGCCTTGTCGGCCGGGTATCAGCAGATGCGGGACATGATGACCAGAGAGGAGGCTGACGCCCTGAAGGCAATAGACAAAGAGGTGGAGACTGGTGAAGCCAAAATCAGAGGTCTCATCTCAAAGTTCAGCGAGAACGTCGACAACATTGGCAAAGCTAAGGAGGAAATCGTCTGTCTGCTGGGCCAGTCCCAAACCCTGGCCTTCCTGCAG ACTTCATTTAACCTTCCCCAAGCTGTGAGCTATGACCCTTACAGCCCTCGAATCACTCTGGATTCCAAGAAGGTCGTGCAAGCCGAGGCCTTTGTTTTGACATTGAAGAACTACCTGACAGAGCTCTTGAAGCAACCCGTGGAGGCCAGAATCCCAAAACTCATGGCAG AGCCGAACATTCCCCCAGCGTACCCTCGACTCCCCAGATCCCACAGTCCAGCTCCTCCGGCCAAAACGGCCCAGAAGAAGAAACctcaaa AAGCCGCAAAAAACCCTTCTCTGACCATCGAAACCAGTGCGGACAATAAGAAGCTGGGACAATCTCTGGAACACCTGCTGGAGTTTGGCGTGAAAGAAAAACCAAGGGGACGTCCTGCTActgctgaaaacaaagaagtgaCTG AGACTACAGACATTCCCTCAGAGATAAGCTCTGCTGAGAAACGAAGTGACCTTatgaaat atggcactgtGCTCAATTTTGATCAAAGAACGGCCCATAAACGCATCGAACTAAGCGAGAATTTCACTAAGGCCACGGTGTCCGACGAGCACACAAACTACCCCGACTGCCCAGAGCGCTTTGCCGTCTGCTCCCAGGTCCTGGCCTCCAAGGGGTTCTCCGCGGGCCGCCATTACTGGGAGGTGCGACTGAGCAGCAACAACTTCATCGGCATCGGGCTGGCTTACGGCAGCATCGACCGCAAGGGCCCCACCAGCAGGCTCGGCCGCAACAGCAAGTCCTGGTGCGTCGAGTGGTTCAATGTGAAGCTGTCGGCCTGGCATAACAGCACGGAGGCGGTGCTGGTCAATCCGAACCCGAAACGCGTCGGGGTGCTGTTGGATTGTGAGGAGGGCAAGGCTACGTTCTATAACGTGGCAGACAGGGCGTATCCCTTCCATTCGTTTAGTTTTCAGTTCGCTGAGGCCGTCTACCCAGCCTTCTGGATTTTCTCCAGTGGCTCTTGCATTACTCTGTGCAAGCTTCAGTAG
- the trim25 gene encoding E3 ubiquitin/ISG15 ligase TRIM25 isoform X4 yields MMAEADESAFSLMSLEDELTCSICLSPFDCPVTIPCGHNFCQNCLLATWKDSYSCPQCRTLFATRPELKKNTVLSAVVETFRVRSNKTEDAGACKPEKKRHVVRCDTCMEAEAAQTCLTCMASFCEEHLRPHRENPIFRLHQLTSPVGDLMERICTDHHKLMELFCSQHQRPICSLCLQQVHKGCSFTSPEEQRSKKELDLREKLVFLDGKLSKNESVISQMRVMQNKLRESAIHRKSALSAGYQQMRDMMTREEADALKAIDKEVETGEAKIRGLISKFSENVDNIGKAKEEIVCLLGQSQTLAFLQTSFNLPQAVSYDPYSPRITLDSKKVVQAEAFVLTLKNYLTELLKQPVEARIPKLMADINTGTFAADERAASASGYSSTSLGTNQESEPNIPPAYPRLPRSHSPAPPAKTAQKKKPQKAAKNPSLTIETSADNKKLGQSLEHLLEFGVKEKPRGRPATAENKEVTETTDIPSEISSAEKRSDLMKYGTVLNFDQRTAHKRIELSENFTKATVSDEHTNYPDCPERFAVCSQVLASKGFSAGRHYWEVRLSSNNFIGIGLAYGSIDRKGPTSRLGRNSKSWCVEWFNVKLSAWHNSTEAVLVNPNPKRVGVLLDCEEGKATFYNVADRAYPFHSFSFQFAEAVYPAFWIFSSGSCITLCKLQ; encoded by the exons ATGATGGCCGAAGCCGACGAATCTGCCTTTTCTCTCATGAGCCTGGAGGACGAGCTGACCTGCAGCATCTGTCTGAGCCCCTTTGACTGCCCGGTCACCATCCCCTGCGGACACAACTTCTGCCAGAACTGCCTGCTCGCCACCTGGAAGGACTCCTACAGCTGCCCCCAGTGTCGGACCCTGTTCGCCACCCGGCCGGAGCTGAAGAAGAACACGGTCCTCAGCGCCGTGGTGGAGACCTTCAGGGTCAGGTCCAACAAGACCGAAGATGCTGGTGCATGCAAACCCGAGAAGAAGAGGCATGTGGTCCGCTGTGACACCTGTATGGAAGCGGAGGCAGCCCAGACCTGCCTCACCTGCATGGCCTCTTTCTGTGAGGAGCACCTGCGGCCCCACCGGGAGAACCCCATTTTCCGCCTCCACCAGCTGACGTCCCCCGTCGGGGACCTGATGGAGCGGATCTGCACCGACCACCACAAGCTGATGGAGCTCTTCTGCAGCCAACACCAGCGTCCGATCTGCAGCCTCTGCCTGCAGCAGGTCCACAAAGGCTGCTCCTTCACCTCTCCAGAGGAGCAAAGGAGCAAGAAAGAG CTGGACCTGAGAGAGAAGTTAGTTTTTCTGGATGGAAAGCTCTCGAAGAACGAGAGTGTAATTTCTCAAATGAGGGTCATGCAGAACAAGCTACGG GAGTCGGCCATCCACAGGAAAAGTGCCTTGTCGGCCGGGTATCAGCAGATGCGGGACATGATGACCAGAGAGGAGGCTGACGCCCTGAAGGCAATAGACAAAGAGGTGGAGACTGGTGAAGCCAAAATCAGAGGTCTCATCTCAAAGTTCAGCGAGAACGTCGACAACATTGGCAAAGCTAAGGAGGAAATCGTCTGTCTGCTGGGCCAGTCCCAAACCCTGGCCTTCCTGCAG ACTTCATTTAACCTTCCCCAAGCTGTGAGCTATGACCCTTACAGCCCTCGAATCACTCTGGATTCCAAGAAGGTCGTGCAAGCCGAGGCCTTTGTTTTGACATTGAAGAACTACCTGACAGAGCTCTTGAAGCAACCCGTGGAGGCCAGAATCCCAAAACTCATGGCAG acattaATACTGGCACATTTGCAGCAG ATGAAAGAGCAGCTTCTGCCTCTGGTTATTCATCTACGAGTCTTGGAACTAATCAGGAATCCG AGCCGAACATTCCCCCAGCGTACCCTCGACTCCCCAGATCCCACAGTCCAGCTCCTCCGGCCAAAACGGCCCAGAAGAAGAAACctcaaa AAGCCGCAAAAAACCCTTCTCTGACCATCGAAACCAGTGCGGACAATAAGAAGCTGGGACAATCTCTGGAACACCTGCTGGAGTTTGGCGTGAAAGAAAAACCAAGGGGACGTCCTGCTActgctgaaaacaaagaagtgaCTG AGACTACAGACATTCCCTCAGAGATAAGCTCTGCTGAGAAACGAAGTGACCTTatgaaat atggcactgtGCTCAATTTTGATCAAAGAACGGCCCATAAACGCATCGAACTAAGCGAGAATTTCACTAAGGCCACGGTGTCCGACGAGCACACAAACTACCCCGACTGCCCAGAGCGCTTTGCCGTCTGCTCCCAGGTCCTGGCCTCCAAGGGGTTCTCCGCGGGCCGCCATTACTGGGAGGTGCGACTGAGCAGCAACAACTTCATCGGCATCGGGCTGGCTTACGGCAGCATCGACCGCAAGGGCCCCACCAGCAGGCTCGGCCGCAACAGCAAGTCCTGGTGCGTCGAGTGGTTCAATGTGAAGCTGTCGGCCTGGCATAACAGCACGGAGGCGGTGCTGGTCAATCCGAACCCGAAACGCGTCGGGGTGCTGTTGGATTGTGAGGAGGGCAAGGCTACGTTCTATAACGTGGCAGACAGGGCGTATCCCTTCCATTCGTTTAGTTTTCAGTTCGCTGAGGCCGTCTACCCAGCCTTCTGGATTTTCTCCAGTGGCTCTTGCATTACTCTGTGCAAGCTTCAGTAG